The following are encoded together in the Montipora capricornis isolate CH-2021 chromosome 5, ASM3666992v2, whole genome shotgun sequence genome:
- the LOC138049660 gene encoding uncharacterized protein has translation MDEWIRGDPFSQTRVGNETNPFVENVDVTIQEVYDDELAFSERLSRIILNLGEDSTSGDDTSDGDSELDSDLDEICLDPSSTPEPVDAEELFVIDFDTPKGSIHPDDDADATVTMINPELDKTSYHEETVITEHATATTETLQTTETLQSILKQVYGNVEDVKRELELSQKQKVIAK, from the exons ATGGACGAATGGATAAGGGGTGATCCGTTTTCCCAAACAAGAGTGGGAAATGAAACAAACCCGTTTGTTGAAAATGTAGATGTCACAATTCAGGAAGTTTATGATGATGAACTCGCATTTAGTGAGAG gCTTTCAAGGATAATTCTTAATCTAGGAGAAGACTCTACAAGCGGTGATGATACCAGTGATGGTGACAGTGAATTGGATAGTGACCTGGATGAAATTTGCCTGGACCCTTCGTCCACCCCTGAGCCTGTTGATGCTGA AGAGTTGTTCGTTATTGATTTTGACACGCCGAAAGGAAGTATTCATCCAGATGATGATGCAGATGCAACTGTTACCATGATAAATCCAGAGTTGGATAAAACTTCCTATCATGAGGAGACTGTCATCACTGAACATGCAACTGCCACCACAGAAACTCTTCAAACAACTGAAACATTGCAGAGCATATTGAAACAGGTTTATGGTAATGTGGAAGATGTTAAAAGAGAGCTGGAGCTATCTCAAAAGCAGAAAGTGATTGCAAAGTGA